From Deferrisoma camini S3R1, the proteins below share one genomic window:
- a CDS encoding NAD-dependent epimerase translates to MDVLVTGAAGFIGAAVAGFLLDRGDRVVGLDNLNDYYDVGLKEARLARLEGRQGFRFVRGDVADPGAVEAAFDRGPFDVVCHLAAQAGVRYSLQNPLAYGRANLMGFLHILEACRHRGTGNLVYASSSSVYGANEKVPFSETDRVDRPVSLYAATKVANELMAHTYHHLYGIPATGLRFFTVYGPWGRPDMALFKFTQKILTGEPIDVYNHGDMERDFTYIDDIVRGVVAAIDRPLGFEVVNLGNHRPVRLERFIAVLEDALGRKARRNYLPMQPGDVPRTYADVSRAKELWGWEPTTPIEVGIPRFVEWYVGWAASVGHGRSGG, encoded by the coding sequence ATGGATGTTCTCGTCACCGGCGCGGCCGGGTTCATCGGGGCCGCGGTGGCCGGGTTCTTGCTCGACCGGGGAGACCGGGTGGTGGGGCTGGACAACCTGAACGACTACTACGACGTCGGGCTGAAGGAGGCCCGGCTCGCCCGGCTCGAGGGCCGGCAGGGGTTTCGGTTCGTGCGGGGCGACGTGGCCGACCCGGGGGCCGTGGAGGCTGCGTTCGACCGGGGGCCGTTCGACGTGGTGTGCCACCTGGCCGCCCAGGCCGGGGTGCGCTACAGCCTGCAAAACCCCCTGGCCTACGGCCGGGCGAACCTGATGGGGTTCCTGCACATCCTCGAGGCCTGCCGGCACCGGGGCACCGGCAACCTGGTGTATGCGTCCTCCTCGTCGGTGTACGGAGCGAACGAGAAGGTGCCGTTCTCCGAGACGGATCGGGTGGACCGGCCCGTGAGCCTGTACGCCGCCACCAAGGTGGCCAACGAGCTGATGGCCCACACCTACCACCACCTCTACGGCATCCCGGCTACGGGGCTCCGGTTCTTCACCGTGTACGGCCCCTGGGGCAGGCCGGATATGGCGCTGTTCAAGTTCACCCAAAAAATCCTGACCGGCGAGCCCATCGACGTGTACAACCACGGCGACATGGAGCGCGACTTCACCTATATCGACGACATCGTGCGGGGGGTGGTCGCCGCCATCGACCGGCCCCTGGGGTTCGAGGTGGTGAACCTGGGCAACCACCGGCCGGTGAGGCTGGAGAGGTTCATCGCGGTGCTGGAGGACGCCCTCGGGAGGAAGGCCCGGCGCAACTACCTGCCCATGCAGCCGGGCGATGTGCCCCGCACCTACGCGGACGTGTCCCGGGCCAAAGAGCTCTGGGGCTGGGAGCCCACGACCCCCATCGAGGTGGGGATCCCCCGGTTCGTGGAGTGGTACGTCGGTTGGGCGGCTAGCGTTGGACACGGGCGATCCGGGGGGTAG
- the coaBC gene encoding bifunctional phosphopantothenoylcysteine decarboxylase/phosphopantothenate--cysteine ligase CoaBC has protein sequence MLRGKEILLGVTGGIAAYKSVYLCRELTVRGANVHVVMTKNAMNFVTPLTFQTISGNPVTHRMFELFRGPEIGHVALADRAHALVVAPATANILGKVANGLADDFLSTMIMATRVPVLFAPAMNVVMWESAAVQDNVRRLKERGFAFVGPAEGELACGVKGKGKMADPLQIVEALEGVLTPDDLAGETVLVTAGPTLEPMDPVRFISNHSSGKMGYALARAAVRRGARVILISGPTSLPPPLNAEVIRVTTAREMREAVLTQAGRASVIVMAAAVCDWRPVAMASQKIKKRSGAPPSLELEPNPDILKELGRNKRPDQILVGFAAETHDMEKGARVKLAEKRLDAIVANDVTAPGSGFHVDTNEVVIFTASGERIGVPRMSKDRVADRILGLVAKLRRGSQKPSWEPEAERPEFWEEG, from the coding sequence ATGCTCCGGGGCAAGGAGATCCTGCTGGGGGTCACCGGCGGCATCGCCGCCTACAAGAGCGTGTACCTGTGCCGAGAGCTCACGGTGCGCGGGGCCAACGTGCACGTGGTGATGACGAAGAACGCCATGAACTTCGTCACCCCCCTGACCTTCCAGACGATCTCCGGCAACCCCGTGACCCACCGGATGTTCGAGCTGTTCCGGGGCCCCGAGATCGGCCACGTGGCCCTGGCCGACCGGGCCCACGCCCTGGTGGTGGCCCCCGCCACCGCGAACATCCTTGGCAAGGTGGCCAACGGGCTGGCCGACGACTTCCTCTCCACCATGATCATGGCCACCCGGGTACCGGTGCTGTTCGCCCCGGCCATGAACGTGGTCATGTGGGAGAGCGCGGCCGTTCAGGACAACGTCCGACGGCTGAAGGAGCGGGGCTTCGCGTTCGTGGGCCCAGCCGAGGGGGAGCTGGCCTGCGGGGTCAAGGGCAAGGGCAAGATGGCCGACCCCCTGCAGATCGTGGAGGCCCTGGAGGGGGTGCTCACCCCCGACGACCTGGCCGGGGAGACCGTGCTGGTGACCGCAGGGCCCACCTTGGAGCCCATGGACCCCGTGCGGTTCATCTCGAACCACTCGTCAGGGAAGATGGGATATGCCCTGGCCCGGGCGGCCGTCCGGCGGGGCGCCCGGGTGATTCTCATCTCCGGCCCCACCTCGCTGCCGCCCCCCCTCAACGCCGAGGTGATCCGGGTCACCACGGCCCGGGAGATGCGCGAGGCGGTCCTGACCCAGGCGGGCCGGGCCAGCGTGATCGTGATGGCCGCAGCGGTGTGCGACTGGCGGCCGGTGGCCATGGCATCCCAGAAGATCAAGAAGCGCTCCGGCGCCCCCCCCTCCCTGGAGCTGGAGCCCAACCCCGACATCCTCAAGGAGCTCGGTCGCAACAAGCGTCCGGACCAGATCCTGGTGGGGTTCGCAGCCGAAACCCACGACATGGAGAAGGGGGCCCGGGTCAAGCTGGCGGAGAAACGCCTCGACGCCATCGTGGCCAACGACGTGACCGCACCCGGATCCGGCTTCCACGTGGACACCAACGAGGTGGTGATCTTCACCGCCTCGGGCGAGCGCATCGGGGTGCC
- a CDS encoding phosphoglucomutase/phosphomannomutase family protein has protein sequence MTTPTVKFGTSGWRAVLCEAFTFDNVRVVVQAIADHLKAGGLDERGVLVAYDTRFMGERFARVACEVFAGNGIRTFLPPRDVPTPVVSYDILRHGRDGAVNFTASHNPPEYNGVKFSPAWGGPALPETTRDIEERANRRMADGSYRSLGFEEARDRGLVAAHDPRPDYLDRIRDLVDLDAIRSAGLRVAVDVLHGTAREYLDELLREAGCDVVVFHDNPDPLFGGRAPEPSRANIPELIASVSDDPGICLGLATDGDADRFGVVDRGGAFLEPNYFLGLLFDYLVRERGFEGGVARSVATSHLLDAVARDLGRPVFETPVGFKFIGDLIRRNQVALGGEESAGLSVRGHVPEKDGILACLLAAEMVARRGTPLIQQLEELYGRVGRYRTRRVNLRLTSRQEEAFEAKVRETPDGFAGRRVRDVVTTDGHKFLLEGGAWVLVRKSGTEPVVRLYAEADSDEALERLLEAGRAWVLGEGTNS, from the coding sequence ATGACCACTCCCACCGTGAAGTTCGGCACCTCCGGCTGGAGGGCCGTGTTGTGCGAGGCGTTCACCTTCGACAACGTCCGGGTGGTGGTCCAGGCCATCGCCGACCACCTCAAGGCCGGGGGGCTGGATGAGCGGGGCGTGCTCGTGGCCTACGACACCCGGTTCATGGGCGAGCGGTTCGCCCGGGTCGCCTGCGAGGTGTTCGCGGGCAACGGGATCCGCACGTTCCTGCCCCCGCGCGACGTGCCGACCCCCGTGGTGTCGTACGACATCCTGCGCCACGGCCGCGACGGTGCCGTGAACTTCACCGCCTCCCACAACCCTCCGGAGTACAACGGGGTGAAGTTCAGCCCGGCCTGGGGCGGCCCGGCCCTGCCCGAGACCACCCGCGACATCGAGGAGCGGGCCAACCGCCGGATGGCCGACGGCTCGTACCGGTCCCTCGGGTTCGAGGAGGCCCGGGACCGGGGACTGGTGGCGGCCCACGACCCCCGGCCCGACTATCTGGACCGGATCCGCGATCTGGTGGACCTGGACGCGATCCGCTCGGCCGGGCTGCGCGTCGCGGTGGACGTGCTCCACGGCACGGCCCGCGAGTACCTGGACGAGCTGCTGCGCGAGGCCGGGTGCGACGTGGTCGTGTTCCACGACAACCCCGACCCCCTGTTCGGCGGCCGGGCACCCGAGCCCAGCCGCGCCAACATCCCCGAGCTGATCGCGTCGGTCTCCGACGACCCGGGGATCTGCCTGGGCCTGGCCACCGACGGCGACGCGGACCGGTTCGGGGTGGTGGACCGGGGCGGCGCGTTCCTGGAGCCCAACTACTTCCTGGGACTCCTGTTCGACTACCTGGTGCGCGAGCGCGGATTCGAGGGAGGGGTCGCCCGCAGCGTGGCCACGAGCCACCTCCTGGACGCCGTGGCCCGGGACCTGGGGCGGCCCGTGTTCGAGACCCCGGTGGGGTTCAAGTTCATCGGCGACCTCATCCGACGGAACCAGGTGGCCCTGGGGGGCGAGGAGTCGGCGGGCCTGTCCGTCCGGGGCCACGTGCCGGAGAAGGACGGCATCCTGGCCTGCCTGCTGGCCGCCGAGATGGTGGCCCGGCGGGGCACCCCCCTCATCCAGCAGCTCGAGGAGCTGTACGGCCGGGTGGGCCGGTACCGCACCCGCCGGGTGAACCTGCGCCTGACCTCCCGGCAGGAGGAGGCCTTCGAGGCCAAGGTCCGCGAGACCCCCGACGGGTTCGCGGGCCGACGGGTACGGGACGTGGTCACCACAGACGGCCACAAGTTCCTGCTGGAGGGGGGGGCGTGGGTGCTGGTGCGCAAATCGGGCACCGAGCCGGTGGTGCGGCTCTACGCCGAGGCCGACTCCGACGAGGCGCTCGAGCGGCTCCTGGAGGCCGGCCGGGCATGGGTGCTGGGGGAAGGAACGAACTCCTGA
- a CDS encoding MBL fold metallo-hydrolase, with product MILEQLVVGPIQANCYILGDETTREAVVIDPGGDTPVILRALQARDLKPVAIVATHGHFDHVEGLAGMKRATGAPVCVHPDELPLLKGLPGQGLLFGMRVEAAPEPDVLLEEGQTIPFGSFALSVLHTPGHSPGSVSLVVDKKVFVGDLLFAGSIGRTDLQGGDYDTLIRSVREKIFTLPDDTVVYPGHGPATTVATEKRTNPFFVY from the coding sequence ATGATTCTCGAACAACTCGTGGTCGGGCCGATCCAGGCCAACTGCTACATCCTGGGCGACGAGACCACCCGCGAAGCCGTGGTGATCGATCCGGGCGGCGACACCCCGGTGATCCTTAGGGCCCTCCAGGCGCGGGACCTGAAACCCGTGGCCATCGTGGCCACCCACGGCCACTTCGACCACGTGGAGGGCCTGGCGGGCATGAAGCGGGCCACCGGCGCGCCGGTGTGCGTGCACCCCGACGAACTGCCGCTGCTCAAGGGCCTGCCCGGCCAGGGGCTGCTGTTCGGCATGCGGGTGGAGGCCGCACCCGAGCCCGACGTGCTCCTGGAGGAGGGGCAGACGATTCCGTTCGGCTCCTTCGCCCTCAGCGTGCTCCACACCCCGGGGCACAGCCCCGGCTCCGTGAGCCTGGTGGTGGACAAGAAGGTGTTCGTGGGCGACCTGCTGTTCGCCGGGTCCATCGGCCGGACCGACCTCCAGGGCGGCGACTACGACACCCTGATCCGGTCGGTGCGGGAGAAGATCTTCACCCTGCCCGACGACACAGTGGTGTACCCGGGCCACGGCCCGGCCACCACCGTGGCCACCGAAAAGCGCACCAACCCCTTCTTCGTGTACTGA
- a CDS encoding nitroreductase family protein, with product MDTSEAIRSRRSVRRFRPDPVPADHIERLLDAARWAPSGLNNQPWRFVVVQAPEVREQLARCTKYGRILRSAPLAVAVLLDTASSYHREKDLQGVGACLQNLLLEAHATGLGACWLGEILNQRKEVERILGVPAHLELMAVVAVGFPQGDRHGNPQRLPLEDLIVGRF from the coding sequence ATGGACACTTCCGAAGCCATTCGCAGCCGCCGCAGCGTGCGCCGGTTCCGGCCCGACCCGGTCCCGGCCGACCACATCGAGCGCCTGCTCGACGCGGCCCGGTGGGCGCCCTCGGGTCTGAACAACCAGCCCTGGCGGTTCGTGGTGGTCCAGGCCCCGGAGGTGCGCGAGCAGCTCGCTCGGTGCACCAAGTACGGCCGGATCCTCCGATCGGCGCCCCTGGCCGTGGCCGTGCTCCTCGACACGGCCTCGTCCTACCACCGGGAGAAGGACCTCCAGGGGGTGGGGGCGTGCCTGCAGAACCTCCTCCTCGAGGCCCACGCGACCGGGCTGGGGGCGTGCTGGCTCGGCGAGATCCTGAACCAGCGGAAGGAGGTCGAGCGGATCCTGGGGGTGCCCGCCCACCTGGAGCTGATGGCCGTGGTGGCCGTGGGCTTCCCCCAGGGGGACCGCCACGGCAACCCCCAGCGCCTGCCCCTCGAGGACCTGATCGTGGGGCGGTTCTGA